A single Saccharolobus shibatae B12 DNA region contains:
- a CDS encoding DsrE family protein, which yields MVKKIAYIVESNLGSYILGQMVVPQLEENRHNAEVIGMFFIHDNVYILMKDNPLAERLGKLSRERGIYLQVCDQCIYMRNLADKLIEEAKIGCFPDFYAKVLDTVDMIITI from the coding sequence ATGGTTAAGAAAATTGCCTATATAGTTGAATCCAATTTGGGTTCTTATATTTTAGGGCAGATGGTAGTACCGCAGTTGGAGGAAAACAGACACAACGCTGAAGTTATTGGAATGTTCTTTATACACGATAATGTCTATATTCTAATGAAAGATAATCCCTTAGCCGAAAGATTAGGTAAACTTAGTAGAGAAAGGGGCATATATTTGCAAGTCTGTGATCAATGCATATACATGAGAAATTTAGCTGATAAACTAATAGAGGAAGCAAAGATAGGCTGTTTCCCTGACTTTTATGCAAAAGTATTAGATACTGTAGATATGATTATTACAATTTAA
- a CDS encoding YncE family protein, translated as MNKKQLIKALSSYQLWLIVGLIVIILIGVGAAYIMLKQSQSSSIPSSTQTTSSSVTATPQYSFLVFTQKGIAEIINPSSTTPFQGYTHSINISTNVPQQVYWWVEYPFESAAQSRYYLIPVNNGTVYAIDPNSLKIVKEFNFGNSIGFIGVAYSPSQQLVAVADGPSGILALINVSSLNVLWEQHFVSPVNGRTYYPCDVRWSPDGSYLIVPMRFNNSVDLIALNSSVIKVLPAAAGSQPYMVSPNMQGTMVAVEYVGNNSVGFYSLPSLKLLGILQMPNGTIPQRGVFTPNGEYYLEAPSNANQVFVISTSTFQIVKTIDLPTFSVKGLADIELMPGGQYAYVVIHGNVQSGGIIALISLSSLTVSSYVPLSTAPAVIIPVQNQVATYLVDNVLLPPVSGLHC; from the coding sequence ATGAATAAAAAACAGTTAATAAAGGCGTTATCTAGTTATCAATTATGGTTAATAGTAGGACTCATAGTAATTATATTGATAGGAGTAGGAGCAGCATACATTATGTTAAAGCAGTCTCAATCATCATCAATACCTAGTTCGACCCAAACTACCAGTAGTTCAGTCACTGCTACTCCTCAATACAGTTTCCTAGTATTCACACAGAAAGGAATTGCAGAAATAATAAACCCATCATCCACTACTCCTTTCCAAGGATATACGCATTCCATTAACATCTCTACAAACGTACCACAACAAGTATACTGGTGGGTTGAGTATCCATTTGAAAGTGCTGCACAATCAAGATATTACCTCATACCAGTAAATAATGGTACGGTTTACGCAATCGATCCTAATAGTTTAAAGATAGTAAAGGAATTCAATTTTGGAAACAGTATAGGATTTATAGGAGTAGCATACTCACCGAGTCAACAACTAGTTGCAGTAGCAGATGGCCCAAGCGGTATCTTAGCCCTAATTAACGTTTCATCTCTTAACGTATTATGGGAACAGCATTTCGTCTCTCCAGTTAACGGTAGAACGTATTATCCTTGTGACGTTAGATGGAGTCCAGATGGGAGCTATTTAATAGTTCCAATGAGATTTAACAACAGCGTCGATCTTATAGCGTTAAACAGTAGTGTAATTAAGGTTTTACCTGCTGCTGCTGGTTCGCAACCCTATATGGTAAGCCCTAATATGCAAGGCACAATGGTAGCGGTAGAGTACGTTGGAAATAACTCAGTTGGGTTTTACTCTCTACCATCATTGAAATTGCTAGGTATCTTACAAATGCCCAACGGTACAATACCACAGAGAGGCGTATTCACTCCAAATGGAGAGTACTACCTTGAGGCACCTTCAAATGCGAATCAAGTGTTTGTGATATCCACATCGACTTTTCAGATAGTCAAAACTATAGACTTGCCAACATTTAGTGTTAAAGGCTTGGCAGATATAGAACTTATGCCTGGAGGGCAGTACGCATATGTAGTGATTCACGGTAATGTGCAATCAGGTGGTATAATAGCTCTAATATCCCTAAGTAGTTTAACGGTAAGTAGCTATGTACCTTTGTCTACCGCACCAGCAGTGATAATTCCAGTTCAAAACCAAGTAGCAACTTACCTAGTTGATAACGTTTTGTTACCTCCAGTTAGTGGGCTTCACTGTTAG
- a CDS encoding YeeE/YedE family protein, producing the protein MPSMVLQPVLQESWALIYGLFALSGFILGWAAQRGNYCFVNAMTSIFTAKSYERFGALLILFGLSALGSGLLVAFGVIPAVDQYYYNYFAGWYILVGSIIFGFGAALAGGCNLSMLYRAASGYVQNWIELFGMMIGTYVFAIGIWPFQLYTMANGILSTTNGGYVEYLPYLIFHSISNMSVYVTTLVVSLPLIFIGIYLQQYTKRKWAISSSLRINLPAARAYYNQNISTSGEEKVSLTKEIKDLILLRKPYGTNLTTIILALDLLLVFIVGAGYTFNYLVITSSDGGRFFEYLLMLGNVKLFLNTPWFNDSLPIVDPSTLMVIMLCIGAFSASYLSGDFKIRIPRNKSRLLIGFGGGMLVGIGVRMALGCNVGLMWTNFAQLGYDGIIFLFGMLLGVYLAVKVQERWL; encoded by the coding sequence ATGCCTAGTATGGTACTACAGCCAGTACTTCAAGAGAGTTGGGCATTAATCTACGGATTATTCGCTCTTTCTGGATTTATTTTGGGTTGGGCAGCTCAAAGGGGTAATTATTGTTTTGTAAACGCCATGACTTCAATATTTACGGCCAAAAGTTATGAGAGATTTGGAGCCCTTTTAATATTATTCGGATTGTCCGCGTTAGGAAGTGGGTTGCTAGTTGCATTTGGGGTTATCCCGGCAGTTGATCAGTACTATTATAACTATTTTGCAGGTTGGTATATTCTTGTTGGCTCTATAATATTTGGCTTTGGTGCAGCATTAGCAGGTGGTTGTAATCTATCAATGCTTTATAGGGCTGCCAGTGGCTATGTTCAAAATTGGATAGAGTTATTCGGAATGATGATAGGCACTTATGTATTTGCAATAGGCATATGGCCTTTTCAGCTATACACAATGGCTAATGGAATTTTATCCACTACTAACGGAGGATATGTTGAATACTTGCCCTACCTTATATTTCACTCAATTTCAAATATGTCAGTCTATGTAACCACGTTAGTAGTTAGCCTACCACTAATATTCATTGGAATCTACTTGCAACAGTACACTAAGAGAAAATGGGCAATCTCATCTAGTTTACGCATCAATTTACCTGCAGCTAGAGCTTATTATAATCAAAACATAAGTACATCTGGAGAGGAAAAGGTATCGTTAACCAAGGAAATTAAAGATTTGATACTATTAAGAAAACCATATGGAACTAACTTAACTACGATAATATTGGCATTAGATTTACTTTTAGTTTTCATAGTTGGTGCTGGATACACCTTCAATTACCTAGTCATAACTTCGTCTGACGGCGGTAGATTCTTTGAATACTTACTAATGTTGGGAAACGTCAAGTTATTTCTAAACACACCTTGGTTTAACGATTCGCTACCAATTGTCGACCCAAGTACGCTAATGGTAATAATGTTATGTATTGGAGCTTTCTCAGCATCATATCTAAGTGGTGACTTCAAAATACGAATACCAAGAAATAAGAGTAGACTACTGATAGGGTTCGGAGGAGGAATGTTAGTTGGTATAGGCGTTAGAATGGCCCTTGGATGCAATGTAGGGTTAATGTGGACTAATTTTGCCCAATTAGGTTATGACGGTATTATATTCCTCTTCGGAATGTTATTAGGAGTTTATTTAGCTGTTAAAGTCCAGGAGAGGTGGTTATGA
- a CDS encoding sulfurtransferase TusA family protein, with translation MEDLTLRQPDEVLDVRGEECPVPEMSASKKLKKMKVGQMLEVLTDHEPAVHVTLPSLCKSLGYPFVVIRDNGLYKVRILKVK, from the coding sequence GTGGAAGATCTAACTTTAAGACAACCAGATGAGGTTCTTGATGTTAGAGGAGAGGAATGTCCTGTTCCAGAAATGAGTGCGAGCAAAAAATTGAAGAAAATGAAAGTTGGACAAATGTTAGAAGTGTTAACAGATCACGAACCCGCAGTACATGTTACTTTACCTTCTTTATGTAAATCCTTAGGATACCCGTTTGTAGTGATAAGAGATAACGGACTTTACAAGGTGAGAATCCTAAAGGTGAAATAA
- a CDS encoding DsrE family protein, whose amino-acid sequence MSDLYAIMVISGEDEKLYMAYITAIGYASSGNKVYMFFTMDGLRGVTKEIEKIQLPNVKPLSYYYENLIELGGDDIELTACEFGMKVKNVDHERLLDKVKVSGVSEFALKSSEAKATLIF is encoded by the coding sequence ATGAGTGATTTATATGCAATAATGGTAATATCTGGAGAAGATGAAAAACTCTATATGGCCTATATAACTGCCATAGGCTACGCCTCTTCTGGAAATAAAGTGTACATGTTCTTCACCATGGATGGGTTAAGGGGAGTAACAAAGGAAATAGAGAAAATACAACTTCCTAACGTAAAGCCATTATCCTATTACTATGAAAATCTGATAGAATTAGGAGGTGATGATATAGAACTTACAGCATGTGAATTTGGAATGAAAGTTAAAAACGTTGATCATGAAAGGTTATTGGATAAGGTTAAGGTAAGCGGTGTTTCGGAATTCGCATTAAAGAGTTCCGAGGCTAAAGCCACATTAATCTTTTAA
- a CDS encoding ATP-binding cassette domain-containing protein — MIRAINVSKIFHGSFAVVDVNLDIYENEKVGVIGVHNSGKTVLLQMLAGDMKPTKGKVYLEDKRKIAYIPQVPKFIPTISVKDVMGYVNKEYHYLDLVGLDWSKKVKDLSLDEKKRLSLALSLPFSPNYIIVDDMSQISSLTRDLIRRFKGGVIIAHHNLKDIWDLIDRVVIMSKGRLVFDGPKSRLLYKVIRFENSEVWERENDNSIESDLDKRGVKYEVIRVTPDEAFLYFYAGI, encoded by the coding sequence GTGATAAGGGCAATAAACGTAAGTAAAATTTTTCACGGAAGTTTTGCAGTAGTTGACGTTAATCTAGATATTTACGAGAACGAGAAGGTAGGAGTTATAGGTGTTCATAATTCAGGTAAGACTGTACTACTTCAGATGCTAGCAGGGGATATGAAACCGACTAAAGGTAAAGTGTATTTAGAAGACAAGAGAAAGATCGCTTATATACCTCAGGTGCCTAAGTTTATACCAACTATCAGTGTAAAAGACGTAATGGGTTATGTTAATAAGGAGTATCATTATTTAGATCTCGTTGGCTTAGATTGGAGTAAGAAGGTTAAAGATCTATCCCTAGATGAGAAAAAGAGGTTGTCCTTAGCTCTTTCATTACCTTTTTCCCCTAACTACATCATAGTCGATGACATGTCCCAAATTTCTTCTCTCACTAGAGATTTGATAAGGAGATTTAAAGGGGGTGTAATAATTGCTCACCATAACCTTAAGGATATATGGGATCTAATAGATAGGGTTGTAATTATGTCTAAGGGTAGGCTCGTTTTCGATGGTCCCAAGAGTAGATTGCTGTATAAGGTTATAAGATTTGAGAACAGTGAGGTATGGGAAAGGGAAAACGATAATAGTATCGAGAGTGATTTAGATAAACGTGGAGTTAAGTATGAGGTTATTAGAGTGACACCAGATGAGGCTTTCCTATATTTTTATGCAGGAATTTAA
- a CDS encoding helix-turn-helix domain-containing protein, which produces MIKSYTIVLSHDDWSRYTERFDEEELYVKVVRRIPSLDGLTENVMGVIYAKNKESYKQIIRMLSRNETTIDFRIIDEYKNKSGIRAIYASIESLRGRIAERLLRDCRIFSMSETIYEGMERWNVIADSENFIKIIPEVKELTYEFKIIEESSNPFLSVKEELTPKELSILKLAFDKGYFETPKRIGLEELANELGISKPAIMQVLRKAIAKLTEKSIRDS; this is translated from the coding sequence ATGATAAAAAGTTACACCATAGTGCTCTCACACGACGATTGGAGTCGTTACACTGAGAGATTTGACGAAGAGGAATTATATGTAAAGGTTGTAAGGAGAATTCCATCATTGGATGGACTCACTGAAAATGTTATGGGTGTAATTTACGCTAAGAACAAGGAGTCTTATAAGCAAATAATTAGAATGTTGAGTAGAAATGAAACAACTATTGATTTCAGAATAATAGATGAGTACAAGAATAAATCTGGTATCAGAGCAATTTATGCGTCGATAGAGAGCCTAAGAGGAAGAATAGCTGAAAGGTTGTTAAGGGATTGTAGAATTTTTAGCATGTCAGAAACTATATATGAAGGAATGGAAAGATGGAACGTAATTGCTGACTCTGAAAACTTCATTAAGATTATACCAGAGGTGAAGGAGCTAACTTATGAGTTTAAAATTATTGAGGAATCTTCAAATCCATTCCTTTCAGTAAAGGAAGAGCTAACGCCTAAGGAATTATCAATTCTGAAGCTAGCCTTTGATAAGGGATACTTCGAAACACCTAAAAGAATAGGACTAGAGGAGTTAGCAAATGAGTTGGGTATTTCTAAACCAGCCATAATGCAAGTTTTAAGAAAGGCTATTGCGAAGTTGACCGAAAAGAGTATAAGAGATTCTTAA
- the ilvD gene encoding dihydroxy-acid dehydratase, with translation MPAKLNSPSRYHGVYNAPHRAFLRSVGLTDEEIGKPLVAIATAWSEAGPCNFHTLALARVAKEGAKEAGLSPLAFPTMVVNDNIGMGSEGMRYSLVSRDLIADMVEAQFNAHAFDGLVGIGGCDKTTPGILMAMARLNVPSIYIYGGSAEPGYFMGKRLTIEDVHEAIGAYLAKRITEDELYEIEKRAHPTLGTCSGLFTANTMGSMSEALGMALPGSASPTATSSRRVMYVRETGKALGSLIENGIKSRDILTFEAFENGITTLMAMGGSTNAVLHLLAIAYEAGVKLTLDDFNRISRRTPYIASMKPGGDYVMADLDEVGGVPVVLKKLLDAGLLHGDVLTVTGKTMKQNLEQYKYPNVPHSHIVRDVKNPIKPRGGIVILKGSLAPEGAVIKVAATSVVKFEGKAKVYNSEDDAFKGVQSGEVKEGQVVIIRYEGPKGAPGMPEMLRVTAAIMGAGLNNVALVTDGRFSGATRGPMVGHVAPEAMVGGPIAIVEDGDTIVIDVENERLDLKLSEEEIKNRLKRWSPPSPRYKSGLLAKYASLVSQASMGAVTRPA, from the coding sequence ATGCCAGCAAAATTAAATAGCCCCTCGAGATATCATGGTGTATATAACGCTCCACACAGAGCGTTTCTAAGATCTGTAGGTTTAACGGATGAAGAGATAGGTAAACCATTAGTTGCCATAGCCACAGCATGGAGTGAGGCAGGCCCTTGTAATTTCCACACATTAGCTTTAGCAAGAGTAGCCAAGGAGGGGGCAAAAGAAGCTGGTTTATCCCCATTAGCATTCCCAACTATGGTAGTTAACGATAACATTGGAATGGGATCTGAGGGAATGAGGTATAGTTTAGTTAGCAGGGATTTAATAGCAGATATGGTAGAGGCCCAATTTAATGCTCACGCATTTGATGGGTTAGTCGGAATTGGGGGTTGTGATAAGACAACGCCAGGCATATTAATGGCAATGGCTAGGTTAAACGTACCTTCAATTTACATTTATGGCGGATCAGCAGAGCCTGGATACTTTATGGGTAAAAGGTTAACGATAGAGGACGTACATGAGGCAATAGGTGCTTATTTAGCAAAGAGAATAACAGAAGATGAGTTATACGAAATAGAGAAAAGGGCCCATCCGACATTGGGAACTTGCTCTGGATTATTTACAGCCAATACTATGGGCTCAATGTCAGAGGCATTAGGAATGGCATTGCCAGGGAGTGCATCACCAACAGCTACCTCATCTAGGAGAGTAATGTATGTGAGGGAAACTGGAAAAGCTTTAGGTAGTTTAATTGAAAACGGAATAAAGTCAAGGGACATATTAACTTTTGAGGCCTTTGAGAATGGAATAACAACGCTAATGGCTATGGGTGGTTCAACAAACGCGGTATTACACCTATTGGCAATAGCCTATGAAGCAGGAGTGAAATTAACCTTAGATGATTTCAATAGAATTTCAAGAAGAACACCCTATATCGCAAGTATGAAACCTGGTGGAGATTACGTGATGGCTGATTTGGATGAAGTTGGAGGTGTTCCGGTAGTCTTAAAGAAACTACTAGATGCTGGTCTACTTCATGGTGACGTTTTAACAGTTACTGGAAAGACTATGAAGCAAAACCTTGAGCAATACAAGTATCCTAATGTACCTCACAGTCATATAGTTAGAGATGTTAAGAATCCGATTAAGCCTAGAGGAGGAATAGTTATATTGAAGGGATCGTTAGCCCCAGAAGGTGCCGTAATTAAGGTAGCCGCAACTAGTGTTGTTAAATTTGAAGGAAAGGCTAAGGTGTATAATTCCGAGGACGACGCTTTTAAGGGAGTTCAAAGTGGCGAAGTTAAGGAGGGTCAAGTGGTAATTATAAGATATGAAGGACCTAAGGGAGCTCCGGGTATGCCAGAAATGTTGAGAGTTACAGCGGCAATCATGGGTGCTGGTTTAAATAACGTTGCCTTAGTTACTGATGGTAGATTTTCCGGAGCCACCAGGGGACCTATGGTAGGCCATGTAGCTCCAGAGGCAATGGTAGGTGGTCCTATCGCAATAGTTGAAGATGGAGATACTATAGTAATTGATGTGGAGAACGAAAGACTTGACTTGAAGCTATCCGAGGAGGAGATAAAGAATAGGTTGAAGAGATGGTCTCCTCCATCTCCAAGATACAAGTCCGGTCTATTGGCTAAATACGCCTCCTTGGTCTCCCAGGCCTCAATGGGGGCTGTGACTAGACCAGCTTAA
- a CDS encoding TQO small subunit DoxD: MAKIMISDNFTLILRISMASIWLYAGILGKLLNSGFLNPSSEQYVGFTIQYLAQGSIIRQFLYIVAMPHPVLVGTLVMIGEICFGFLTLIGLMTRLSSVVAFCTNLIYFLSASWTGAEEYGLNLLMMTINAYMIAYGSGNFSIDSLISRKFNIIDNKILWIVVGSVIYIAVIVYLTLV; the protein is encoded by the coding sequence ATGGCAAAGATAATGATCTCCGATAATTTTACATTAATTTTAAGGATATCAATGGCTTCCATATGGCTCTATGCGGGTATTTTAGGAAAACTTCTCAATTCAGGATTTCTGAATCCATCTTCCGAACAATATGTAGGTTTTACGATACAGTACTTAGCCCAAGGATCTATTATAAGGCAATTTTTATATATAGTCGCGATGCCACATCCGGTTCTAGTTGGAACCTTAGTGATGATTGGAGAGATTTGCTTTGGGTTTCTAACTCTTATAGGATTAATGACTAGACTAAGTAGTGTGGTAGCATTTTGTACCAACTTAATTTACTTCTTGTCTGCTAGCTGGACTGGAGCTGAGGAATACGGGTTAAATCTTCTAATGATGACAATAAACGCGTACATGATAGCTTATGGTTCTGGTAATTTCTCAATAGATTCTTTAATATCACGAAAATTTAATATTATTGACAACAAGATACTATGGATAGTAGTAGGTAGTGTGATATACATTGCGGTCATTGTGTATCTAACGCTTGTCTAG
- a CDS encoding sulfurtransferase TusA family protein produces MIEETTLIYAEDFKPLLDLENSYKLYKLSNIKKLDFGYICYLTIFRLKVECICKPRKDGLDIIEKNGRFIINITFQKESEERINVKISYRGILEKLLSSIANSIRKNLEEYSKYLIRKQKVENNLRISTLKPDKVLDLRGEECPVPEITLKRELMKANRGEIIEALTDNPAAVAHTIPEIIKLFNCRYEVLKYEDYVSFRILVLSNTINTDEYVKVIKEFNESRIRELIRDKKFMSFLYTYFVKFHKVEKVNDFKNYRFNCEKDICLVSSAPLGRGWLFTGLIKSNKMVCARIDTENETLLDYEALEYLKKLAGETNVMYLSLD; encoded by the coding sequence ATGATAGAGGAAACTACACTGATTTACGCTGAAGATTTCAAGCCATTGTTAGACCTGGAAAACTCGTATAAGCTATATAAATTATCAAATATAAAAAAGCTAGATTTTGGATATATCTGTTACCTTACCATATTCAGACTAAAAGTAGAATGTATATGCAAGCCGAGAAAGGATGGCCTTGATATAATAGAAAAGAATGGAAGGTTCATAATAAATATAACATTCCAGAAGGAAAGCGAAGAGAGAATAAACGTAAAAATAAGTTACAGAGGAATTCTCGAAAAACTCCTAAGTAGTATAGCAAATTCAATAAGGAAAAATTTAGAAGAATATTCAAAATATTTGATAAGGAAGCAAAAAGTTGAAAATAATCTTAGAATTTCTACTCTTAAGCCAGATAAAGTATTAGATCTTAGAGGAGAAGAGTGCCCAGTTCCGGAAATAACGTTAAAGAGAGAATTGATGAAGGCTAATAGGGGAGAAATAATAGAAGCTTTGACTGATAATCCAGCCGCAGTAGCTCACACTATCCCAGAAATAATTAAGTTATTTAACTGTAGATATGAGGTCCTAAAATATGAAGATTACGTATCTTTTAGGATTTTAGTTTTAAGTAATACGATTAACACTGATGAATACGTTAAGGTCATTAAGGAATTCAACGAGTCTAGAATTAGAGAACTAATTAGGGATAAGAAATTCATGTCGTTTTTATACACATATTTCGTGAAATTCCATAAAGTTGAAAAAGTTAATGATTTTAAGAATTATAGATTTAATTGTGAAAAAGACATTTGCCTAGTCTCATCAGCACCTTTAGGTAGGGGATGGTTATTTACTGGACTAATTAAGAGTAACAAAATGGTATGTGCTAGGATTGACACTGAAAATGAAACCTTATTAGATTACGAGGCATTAGAATATTTAAAGAAGTTAGCTGGAGAAACAAATGTCATGTATTTATCGTTAGATTGA
- a CDS encoding helix-turn-helix transcriptional regulator: MKILLLLLLPLITVPVIISHSSILNIYYNGTVEAELTGKVNQFVLIGHNITNLKVIGAKYNLSGNTLYLTPSNTTVFIYYNAILPRGVIQINEPYNATINIYIPLNSSINYVSPQPYSFNVMSNYYNVTFANVNSVILLYALSSHVTTAQNELEIPIIIGGLIGSDAVLVSLIIFLVRRGNVRVVKEEEEESVDFVPEVLDERDTIVLEAIKMGTNTLADIVRQTGLPKSTAYRRVKKLVKLGYIEEIREEGKIRYVVKSDKK, translated from the coding sequence ATGAAGATTTTGCTATTATTGCTCTTACCATTGATAACAGTTCCAGTCATTATTTCACACTCATCAATCTTAAATATTTATTATAACGGTACTGTAGAGGCTGAACTTACTGGTAAAGTTAATCAATTCGTCCTGATAGGGCATAATATAACGAACCTTAAGGTCATTGGAGCTAAATATAACTTGTCCGGAAATACATTATATCTCACTCCCAGTAATACTACTGTTTTCATTTACTACAATGCAATATTACCTAGAGGAGTTATCCAAATTAATGAGCCATATAACGCTACAATCAATATTTATATACCTCTTAACTCCTCTATTAATTATGTTTCTCCACAGCCCTACAGCTTTAATGTAATGAGCAATTATTATAACGTTACTTTTGCAAACGTAAATAGTGTCATATTGCTATATGCGCTTTCTTCCCATGTTACTACAGCACAAAATGAATTGGAGATTCCTATAATAATAGGTGGTTTAATAGGTAGCGATGCAGTACTAGTTTCACTGATCATATTCCTGGTAAGGAGAGGAAATGTTAGGGTTGTGAAAGAAGAGGAAGAGGAAAGTGTAGATTTCGTTCCAGAGGTGTTGGATGAAAGGGATACTATTGTGTTAGAGGCGATAAAAATGGGTACAAATACACTAGCTGATATTGTGAGACAGACTGGTTTACCTAAATCTACTGCATATAGGAGAGTTAAGAAGTTAGTTAAGTTGGGATATATAGAGGAGATAAGAGAGGAAGGTAAGATTAGGTACGTGGTAAAGAGCGATAAGAAATAG
- a CDS encoding type II toxin-antitoxin system RelE family toxin: MVCEEWIARFMLNKKINSLEELAEYLLDEFESDKLVMLMLEKVLLIFDNPFKYAREKLGKDKYGNPMFSIEVTGDIRILYSVYSKNCIVFIWKMGSHKRVYDP; this comes from the coding sequence GTGGTTTGTGAGGAGTGGATTGCAAGGTTTATGTTAAATAAGAAAATAAACAGTTTAGAAGAATTAGCGGAATATTTGCTAGATGAATTTGAAAGCGATAAATTGGTTATGCTTATGCTGGAAAAGGTATTACTAATATTTGATAATCCCTTCAAATACGCCAGAGAGAAGCTGGGAAAGGATAAGTACGGAAATCCCATGTTCTCTATAGAAGTTACGGGGGATATAAGGATACTTTATAGTGTTTATTCAAAAAACTGTATCGTGTTTATTTGGAAGATGGGATCTCATAAGAGGGTTTACGATCCTTAG
- a CDS encoding carboxypeptidase M32 has protein sequence MYEDIWAIEHAISLLDWDIQTYMPQSGIKTRGEALARLSNLRRKLLLGIRGEIEKLEPKNDIEKGLKRVLDREYKYYDAVPEELDMKLHRITSEATVVWRNAKAKGDFNAFKPYLEQILEIKREIAHRLGYKDHPYSALLDRYEEGFTVTDAERVFNDLLPGLSKILNKIDDKFTRKYHFEDEKYDVFQMSKTIETIAYEILKMPKDRFRIDVSPHPFTVSMSRNDVRITVRYEGYDFKRVLYSLVHESGHAIYELQIDPSLEYSPLANAPSMGLHESQSRFWENVVGRSYGFIKTIYPLLNVKDSIDDVYYYVNGVKRQPIRVDADEVTYNFHIAIRYEVEKRAIEGSLEANEFPSLFNDLMDKYLNIRPKNDGEGVLQDVHWSQGSFGYFPTYTLGNVIAGMAYYHMKSEGGFDISNIEGIKNWLRERIHKYGAIYSPKELQMRSFGEAYNPSRLLDYMREKYNA, from the coding sequence ATGTATGAAGACATTTGGGCAATTGAACACGCAATAAGCTTACTGGATTGGGATATCCAAACTTACATGCCCCAATCTGGGATTAAGACTAGGGGAGAGGCTTTAGCGAGGCTAAGTAACTTAAGGAGGAAATTGTTGTTAGGCATTAGAGGTGAAATAGAAAAGTTAGAGCCAAAAAATGATATTGAAAAAGGTTTAAAAAGAGTTTTAGATAGAGAATATAAGTACTATGACGCTGTGCCAGAAGAGTTGGATATGAAACTTCATAGAATAACATCTGAAGCTACTGTAGTTTGGAGAAACGCTAAAGCTAAAGGCGATTTTAACGCATTCAAACCTTATTTAGAGCAAATACTTGAGATTAAGAGAGAGATAGCACATAGGCTAGGGTATAAGGATCATCCATATAGTGCACTTTTAGATAGGTATGAGGAAGGATTTACTGTTACCGATGCTGAAAGGGTATTCAACGATTTATTACCCGGTTTGTCTAAGATTCTCAATAAGATCGATGATAAGTTTACTAGAAAATATCATTTTGAGGATGAAAAATATGACGTTTTTCAGATGAGTAAAACCATAGAGACAATAGCTTATGAGATACTAAAGATGCCTAAGGATAGATTTAGAATAGACGTCTCTCCTCATCCTTTCACAGTGTCAATGAGTAGAAATGATGTTAGAATAACAGTAAGATATGAAGGATATGATTTCAAGAGAGTCCTTTATTCTCTAGTCCATGAGAGTGGGCATGCAATATATGAGTTACAAATAGATCCGAGTTTAGAATACTCTCCTTTAGCAAATGCTCCTTCCATGGGCCTTCACGAGTCGCAATCGAGATTCTGGGAAAACGTAGTAGGAAGGAGTTATGGCTTTATTAAAACCATTTATCCCTTGCTAAACGTTAAGGATAGCATTGATGATGTATATTACTATGTTAATGGCGTTAAGAGGCAACCAATTAGGGTTGACGCTGATGAAGTTACTTATAACTTTCATATTGCAATCAGATACGAGGTAGAGAAGAGGGCAATAGAGGGTAGTTTAGAAGCTAACGAATTCCCCTCACTATTTAATGATTTGATGGACAAATATCTAAATATAAGGCCTAAGAATGATGGAGAGGGAGTATTACAAGACGTTCATTGGAGTCAAGGCTCTTTTGGTTACTTCCCTACTTATACATTGGGAAATGTGATAGCCGGTATGGCATACTACCACATGAAAAGTGAGGGAGGTTTCGATATTAGTAATATAGAGGGAATAAAGAATTGGCTAAGAGAGAGAATTCATAAATACGGAGCTATATATTCACCAAAGGAGTTACAAATGAGGTCATTTGGTGAGGCATATAACCCATCTAGGCTATTAGATTATATGAGAGAAAAATATAATGCGTGA